In Vigna unguiculata cultivar IT97K-499-35 chromosome 3, ASM411807v1, whole genome shotgun sequence, a single genomic region encodes these proteins:
- the LOC114178494 gene encoding probable lipid phosphate phosphatase beta: MGQGHEPPESPPAAPPLLRRIHDLDNAVSFFIHTLTRPIAPKPLLRFLELLADFRFFFPVSLALFLAAPSSSPLRSSLLLPLLLCSLIDLLFIALIKFLVRRSRPSYANHSQYNAVVSVDNFSFPSGHSSRVCFVASVVSLSRPSLLADLHHPRVAFLVNRWFGGDQALAVDILIAAVWAWAVTTVISRVALGRHYVIDVFFGACFGVLEAFFTFRLLEFRGLL; encoded by the coding sequence ATGGGCCAAGGCCATGAACCCCCGGAATCCCCACCTGCCGCGCCACCGTTACTCCGCCGCATCCACGACCTGGACAACGCCGTCTCCTTCTTCATCCACACTCTCACACGCCCCATCGCTCCAAAACCCCTTCTCCGATTCCTAGAGCTTTTGGCGGACTTCCGATTCTTCTTCCCAGTCTCCCTCGCTCTCTTCCTCGCCGCCCCCTCCTCCTCCCCTCTCCGCTCCAGCCTACTCCTTCCTCTTCTCCTGTGCTCCCTTATTGACCTCCTTTTCATCGCCCTCATCAAATTCCTCGTCCGCCGATCCCGCCCCTCCTACGCCAACCACTCCCAATACAACGCCGTCGTCTCCGTCGATAACTTCTCCTTCCCTAGCGGTCACTCTTCCAGGGTCTGCTTCGTCGCTTCCGTCGTCTCCCTCTCCCGCCCCTCGCTCCTCGCCGATCTCCACCATCCGCGAGTGGCCTTCCTCGTGAATCGCTGGTTCGGGGGAGACCAGGCCCTCGCCGTTGATATTCTCATCGCGGCCGTCTGGGCTTGGGCCGTGACCACTGTAATTTCTCGCGTCGCTCTCGGGAGGCATTACGTTATCGATGTCTTCTTTGGCGCGTGCTTCGGAGTCCTCGAAGCGTTCTTCACCTTCCGCCTTCTCGAATTCCGAGGATTGCTTTGA
- the LOC114177365 gene encoding probable trehalose-phosphate phosphatase F, which produces MDLKSSHVSPVLTDPVPVNKSRLRMHSSLLAYSQQDSPVSPGKYSRSNSRKSTGSVDDVKSNGWLDAMKASSPPRKKQLKGSSVQIASIDFEIEDYCTWMLEYPSALDSFEKIVDLAQNKKIAMFLDYDGTLSPIVDDPDCAFMSESMRTTVRSVATYFPTAIISGRSRDKVFDLVKLTELYYAGSHGMDIIGPVSETLSKNHPSCVMSTDHEGKEVTLFQPAREFLPMVDEVFRALVEITKDIEGAKVENHKFCVSVHYRNVEENNWTVVGQRVHDVLQSYPRLRSTHGRKVLEVRPVVDWNKGKAVEFLLESLGFNDSEDVLPIYIGDDKTDEDAFKVLRESNRGYGILVSSVRKESNAFYSLRDPNEVMKFLQLLVNWKRQERKHGKM; this is translated from the exons ATGGATTTGAAGTCCTCTCATGTTTCTCCTGTTCTCACTGACCCTGTTCCCGTCAATAAGTCAAGGCTTCGAATGCATTCTAGTCTGCTAGCTTATTCCCAGCAAGATTCGCCAGTCTCTCCGGGGAAGTACTCAAGAAGCAATTCAAGGAAAAGTACAGGGAGTGTCGATGATGTGAAGTCCAATGGTTGGTTGGATGCCATGAAGGCTTCTTCTCCTCCAAGGAAGAAGCAACTGAAAGGGTCCAGTGTTCAGATTGCTTCAATTGACTTTGAGATTGAAGATTATTGTACATGGATG CTTGAATATCCTTCAGCACTAGACTCTTTTGAGAAAATCGTTGACCTTGCTCAGAATAAGAAGATTGCAATGTTTCTAGACTATGACGGCACACTTTCACCGATTGTAGATGATCCCGATTGTGCCTTTATGTCCGAATCT ATGCGAACAACTGTGAGAAGTGTGGCAACATATTTCCCCACAGCAATCATCAGTGGAAGAAGCCGTGACAAG GTTTTTGATCTTGTTAAACTAACAGAACTGTACTACGCTGGTAGTCATGGGATGGATATTATTGGCCCTGTCAGTGAAACTTTGTCCAAAAATCACCCTAGTTGTGTAATGTCTACAGACCATGAG GGAAAGGAAGTAACTCTCTTTCAACCTGCGAGAGAATTCCTGCCTATGGTTGATGAG GTTTTTAGAGCCCTCGTCGAGATTACTAAAGATATAGAAGGCGCAAAAGTTGAAAACCACAAATTTTGCGTTTCTGTACATTACCGTAATGTAGAGGAGAAT AATTGGACAGTAGTTGGGCAACGTGTCCATGATGTCTTGCAAAGTTACCCTCGTTTACGTTCAACTCATGGACGGAAG GTTTTAGAAGTCCGTCCTGTGGTTGACTGGAATAAAGGAAAAGCAGTTGAGTTTTTACTTGAATCTCTAG GATTTAATGATAGTGAGGATGTGCTTCCCATCTACATTGGAGATGATAAAACTGATGAAGATGCATTCAAg GTGCTGCGAGAGAGCAATAGAGGCTATGGGATTTTGGTTTCGTCGGTGAGGAAAGAAAGCAATGCCTTCTACTCTCTCCGAGACCCCAATGAG GTCATGAAATTTCTCCAACTCTTGGtgaactggaaaagacaagaaAGAAAGCATGGGAAGATGTAA